A single window of Desulfovibrio sp. G11 DNA harbors:
- a CDS encoding NAD(P)-dependent oxidoreductase, producing MSGKVLGLVGSGRIALAVARRAQGFGMRLAYTGRRRNEIFEAATGACYLDKKELLASSDFVSLHIPLTPETRHYMAAADLALMPPHAVLVNTARGAVVDEEALVEALEGGRPGGAGLDVFEREPHAHPGLRMLPNVLMTPHRGVATPDSLIDMGEACAHKIFDALDGRLPQDCLNPHARKA from the coding sequence GTGAGCGGCAAGGTGCTTGGGCTTGTGGGCAGTGGGCGTATAGCCCTGGCAGTGGCGCGGCGCGCACAGGGGTTCGGCATGCGCCTTGCCTATACCGGCCGACGCAGAAATGAAATATTTGAGGCCGCCACGGGGGCGTGTTATCTGGACAAGAAAGAATTGCTGGCATCATCGGATTTCGTGAGCCTGCATATCCCGCTGACGCCTGAAACGCGGCATTATATGGCGGCGGCGGATCTGGCGTTGATGCCGCCGCATGCCGTGCTCGTCAATACCGCACGCGGGGCGGTGGTGGATGAAGAGGCCCTGGTGGAAGCTCTTGAAGGAGGCCGCCCTGGCGGCGCAGGGCTGGATGTTTTTGAGCGTGAACCGCATGCGCATCCGGGGCTGCGCATGCTGCCCAATGTGCTGATGACGCCACATCGCGGCGTAGCCACGCCGGATTCCCTGATAGATATGGGGGAGGCTTGTGCACACAAAATTTTTGATGCGCTGGACGGCAGGCTGCCGCAAGACTGCCTGAACCCACACGCCCGTAAGGCATGA
- a CDS encoding PEP/pyruvate-binding domain-containing protein, which yields MALLKYLRHWIGRDQPGEPDPEELAREEELKTRLRERCARFRRLLSANKRALEAMSEVEDRLNGAKPFGMDYVHAVSTRAVTAVFQMVRELNALSGNAYAGLLEPFGRIRGQMEALLEEPPHQDGPLILHLDQISLSDLTLVGGKMANLGEVAANAGLSVPDGFAVTVSAYYRFMEYNGLQSELNRLIQATDMQSLDQVFSLAAALQKAVLTAPLPPELENAITEAVAIMRAKAGPGLKLALRSSAVGEDSLGVTFAGQYRSELNVPPEEACEVWKEIIASKYAVTAMSYRYHHGIPDDAAPMCVGVLAMVPAAAGGVAYSRDPVAASRSREQILLNAVAGLPQAVVDGAVTPDVYVFSREIPPKFICKRLAGPEGTPPSLTDSQAAELAKVALALESYYTEPQDVEWALDAEDGRIVVLQSRPLHEADSATEQSHAEPQRTGEQGGEAFALDDLPSGLQVLAAGGVAVSPGVGIGPAFVARKEADMLSFPKGGILVVERALPRWAPLLSRASGLVSEAGGMAGHLASVAREYRLPALFSLPDARLLLDNTGEVTLDAARCAVFAGRQPQLVSSEAEPPNLMAGSPVHQRLQALSQLMVPLNLLHPDAPEFAPAYCRTLHDITRFCHEKSVRLMFEEEEAGVSRRMGKQLRAGAKLQYWIVDMGGGFKRRVPGPVVDLDIIASAPMLALWDGMVAVPWAGPPAASASGFMTVMLESAMNPELESTAPNTMANKNFFIISDNYMILQARYGYHFCTVESLAGEESHENFVSFQFKGGAADRKRRQLRARMVADLLEHHGFRADVKDDSVFAVAEGYDATETLMRTRLLGYLLIHTRQVDMIMLDTERAKALKDKMAADMEGMKGRPLKGCSC from the coding sequence ATGGCGCTCCTCAAATATTTGCGGCACTGGATAGGGCGGGACCAGCCCGGGGAGCCAGACCCTGAGGAACTGGCCCGGGAGGAAGAGCTGAAGACGCGCCTGCGTGAGCGTTGCGCGCGCTTCCGCCGTCTGCTTTCTGCCAACAAGCGCGCCCTTGAAGCCATGAGCGAGGTGGAAGACCGCCTGAACGGCGCAAAACCTTTCGGCATGGATTATGTGCATGCCGTCAGCACTCGGGCCGTTACCGCTGTTTTTCAGATGGTGCGCGAACTGAACGCTCTTTCCGGCAACGCCTATGCCGGGCTGCTTGAGCCTTTCGGCCGTATCCGCGGCCAGATGGAAGCTTTGCTGGAAGAGCCTCCACATCAGGACGGCCCCCTTATCCTGCATCTTGACCAGATAAGCCTGAGTGACCTCACTCTTGTGGGGGGCAAAATGGCAAATCTGGGCGAAGTGGCCGCCAATGCCGGCCTTTCCGTGCCTGACGGCTTTGCCGTGACAGTCAGCGCCTACTATCGTTTTATGGAATATAACGGCCTGCAGAGTGAGCTGAACCGGCTTATTCAGGCCACAGACATGCAGAGCCTTGATCAGGTCTTCAGTCTGGCTGCCGCCCTGCAAAAGGCCGTACTCACGGCGCCGCTGCCCCCCGAACTTGAAAATGCCATTACTGAAGCTGTGGCTATCATGCGTGCCAAGGCTGGTCCCGGTCTCAAGCTGGCCCTGCGCAGCAGCGCGGTGGGCGAAGACTCTCTTGGTGTTACCTTTGCGGGCCAGTACAGGTCGGAACTCAACGTGCCTCCTGAAGAAGCCTGCGAAGTATGGAAAGAGATCATTGCCAGCAAGTATGCAGTCACTGCCATGAGCTACCGCTACCATCATGGCATTCCCGATGATGCCGCGCCCATGTGCGTGGGGGTTCTGGCAATGGTCCCCGCTGCAGCGGGCGGGGTGGCATACAGCCGTGATCCCGTGGCCGCCAGTCGCAGCCGTGAACAGATACTGCTCAATGCGGTGGCCGGCCTGCCTCAGGCTGTGGTGGACGGGGCAGTAACGCCTGACGTGTATGTTTTCAGCCGGGAAATCCCCCCCAAGTTTATCTGTAAACGTCTGGCCGGTCCCGAGGGTACCCCCCCAAGCCTTACCGACAGTCAGGCTGCGGAGCTTGCCAAGGTGGCCCTTGCGCTGGAGAGTTATTATACTGAGCCGCAGGATGTGGAGTGGGCGCTTGACGCGGAAGACGGCCGCATTGTCGTTTTGCAGAGCCGCCCCCTGCACGAGGCCGATTCCGCTACGGAGCAGAGCCATGCGGAGCCGCAGCGCACCGGAGAGCAGGGCGGCGAAGCCTTTGCCCTGGACGACCTGCCCTCCGGCCTGCAGGTGCTTGCGGCGGGGGGCGTGGCCGTAAGTCCCGGCGTGGGCATAGGCCCTGCCTTTGTGGCCCGCAAAGAGGCGGACATGCTCTCGTTTCCCAAGGGCGGCATTCTGGTGGTGGAACGTGCCTTGCCCCGTTGGGCACCCCTGCTTTCACGGGCTTCGGGCCTTGTCAGCGAAGCCGGGGGCATGGCCGGGCATCTGGCCTCGGTGGCGCGCGAATACCGTTTGCCCGCACTCTTCAGCCTGCCTGATGCCCGCCTGTTGTTGGACAATACCGGAGAAGTCACGCTGGATGCGGCCCGCTGCGCCGTCTTCGCCGGGCGGCAACCGCAGCTTGTATCCAGCGAGGCGGAGCCGCCCAACCTGATGGCCGGCAGTCCGGTACACCAGCGCCTTCAGGCCCTGAGCCAGCTTATGGTTCCCCTCAATCTGCTGCACCCGGATGCGCCGGAATTTGCCCCGGCATACTGCCGCACCCTGCACGACATTACCCGGTTCTGCCATGAAAAATCCGTCCGCCTCATGTTTGAAGAGGAAGAGGCGGGAGTCAGCAGGCGAATGGGCAAGCAACTGCGCGCCGGGGCCAAACTGCAGTACTGGATTGTGGATATGGGCGGCGGTTTCAAACGTCGTGTGCCCGGGCCGGTGGTGGATCTGGATATTATTGCCAGCGCGCCCATGCTTGCCCTCTGGGACGGTATGGTGGCAGTGCCGTGGGCAGGGCCTCCAGCGGCCAGCGCTTCGGGCTTCATGACGGTAATGCTTGAAAGCGCTATGAATCCGGAGCTTGAAAGCACTGCGCCCAATACTATGGCAAACAAGAATTTTTTTATCATTTCAGATAACTATATGATATTACAGGCTCGCTACGGGTACCACTTCTGTACTGTGGAATCTCTGGCAGGCGAAGAAAGCCACGAAAATTTCGTGAGTTTCCAGTTCAAGGGGGGGGCTGCTGACCGCAAGCGGCGGCAGTTGCGCGCCCGCATGGTGGCGGATCTTCTGGAACATCATGGCTTCAGGGCGGACGTGAAGGACGACTCTGTTTTTGCCGTGGCCGAAGGATACGACGCTACAGAAACCCTGATGCGCACCCGCCTGCTTGGCTATCTGCTCATTCATACCCGCCAGGTAGATATGATCATGCTGGATACGGAACGGGCCAAGGCCCTCAAAGACAAGATGGCCGCCGATATGGAGGGCATGAAAGGCAGACCGCTCAAAGGTTGCTCCTGTTAG
- a CDS encoding amino acid ABC transporter permease: MQANWNWGIFFEQAPFGNVTYLNWLIDGFLTTAALFVCAWIVAFIVGSFFGILRTLPSKALRTVGATYVAIFRNIPLIVQFFIWYLAAPDLLPRDISVWFKSELNPNAQFFILSTCALGLFTGARVCEQVRSGILALSRGQRYAGLALGLTLPQTYVHVLLPNAYRIITPPLTSEMLNMVKNTAVASTIGLVELTSQANRLLEFSGFAYESFIAVTLAYVFLNFIVMRAMKMLEKKMRLPSTGMGGKNA, from the coding sequence ATGCAGGCTAACTGGAACTGGGGCATATTTTTTGAGCAGGCTCCGTTCGGAAACGTCACCTACCTTAACTGGTTGATAGACGGCTTTCTGACCACTGCGGCTCTTTTTGTCTGTGCCTGGATTGTAGCCTTTATTGTAGGCTCGTTTTTTGGAATTCTGCGCACTTTGCCCAGCAAGGCCCTGCGGACTGTGGGCGCTACCTATGTCGCCATTTTTCGTAACATTCCGCTTATCGTCCAGTTTTTCATCTGGTATCTGGCCGCTCCCGACCTTTTACCCCGCGATATCAGCGTATGGTTCAAGTCTGAGCTGAACCCCAACGCCCAGTTTTTCATTCTCTCAACCTGCGCGTTGGGCCTGTTCACGGGCGCGCGCGTATGCGAACAGGTACGTTCGGGCATTCTGGCCCTGTCACGAGGGCAGCGCTATGCCGGACTGGCACTGGGCCTTACCCTGCCGCAGACCTACGTTCACGTGCTGCTTCCCAATGCTTACCGCATCATCACACCGCCGTTGACCTCCGAAATGCTCAATATGGTCAAAAACACGGCCGTGGCCTCTACCATAGGCCTTGTGGAACTGACTTCGCAGGCCAATCGCCTGCTTGAGTTTTCCGGTTTTGCCTATGAGTCCTTCATTGCGGTCACGCTGGCGTATGTGTTTTTGAACTTTATCGTCATGCGGGCCATGAAGATGCTTGAAAAGAAAATGCGGCTGCCCTCCACCGGCATGGGAGGCAAAAATGCTTGA
- the gltK gene encoding glutamate/aspartate ABC transporter permease GltK, which translates to MLDFDWSILEQSLPLLQKGILVTLKITITSIILGMVLGTLLAVARISIYAPLRWLAAAYVNCFRSIPLVMVLLWFYLIVPQFLTKFLNLSPLTDIRLVSAMVAFTAFEAAYYSEIIRAGMNSVSRGQNYAALALGMTKSQTLIYVILPQAFRVMTPLLLTQGVILFQDTALVYIIGLADFFRTATNIGKTTGYEIEMVLFAGAGYFVVCFCVSLAVTVVKKRLKL; encoded by the coding sequence ATGCTTGATTTTGACTGGAGCATCCTTGAACAAAGCCTGCCGCTGCTGCAAAAGGGCATTCTGGTAACGCTCAAGATAACGATCACGTCCATCATTCTGGGCATGGTGCTCGGCACACTTCTGGCTGTGGCCCGCATTTCCATCTATGCGCCCTTGCGCTGGCTTGCAGCGGCCTATGTCAACTGCTTCCGCTCCATCCCCCTGGTTATGGTGTTGTTGTGGTTTTATCTTATCGTACCGCAGTTTTTAACGAAATTTCTTAATCTGTCTCCTCTGACCGATATCCGCCTTGTTTCCGCCATGGTGGCCTTTACCGCTTTTGAGGCCGCGTATTATTCTGAAATCATCCGGGCGGGCATGAACAGCGTCTCCAGAGGGCAAAACTACGCGGCCCTTGCCCTCGGCATGACCAAGTCGCAAACGCTCATCTATGTCATTCTGCCGCAGGCTTTCCGCGTCATGACGCCCCTGCTGCTCACACAGGGCGTGATTTTGTTTCAGGACACGGCCCTTGTATACATCATAGGCCTTGCGGACTTTTTCCGCACTGCCACCAACATAGGCAAGACCACCGGCTATGAAATAGAAATGGTGCTCTTTGCGGGCGCCGGCTACTTTGTTGTCTGCTTCTGCGTTTCCCTGGCCGTAACCGTGGTAAAAAAGAGACTCAAGCTATGA
- a CDS encoding amino acid ABC transporter ATP-binding protein, whose product MIVLNNVSKWYGDFNVLRDCTTSIHKGEVVVVCGPSGSGKSTLIKTVNGLEPVQGGQIFVNGIEVTSKSTNLAALRSRVGMVFQHFELFPHLNIIHNLILAQEKVLKRNHEEAREKALTLLRRVGLDQHTEKYPAQLSGGQQQRVAIARALCMDPVAMLFDEPTSALDPEMINEVLDVMVELAYEGMTMMVVTHEMGFARKVAHRVLFMEEGLILEDTPKEQFFDSPQTQRAKDFLASIISH is encoded by the coding sequence ATGATCGTCCTGAACAACGTATCCAAATGGTACGGTGATTTTAACGTGCTGCGGGACTGCACAACCAGCATCCACAAAGGCGAGGTGGTGGTGGTGTGCGGGCCTTCCGGCTCGGGCAAATCCACGCTGATCAAGACCGTCAACGGCCTGGAACCTGTGCAGGGCGGACAGATATTCGTCAACGGAATAGAGGTTACCAGCAAGAGCACAAACCTTGCGGCACTGCGCAGCCGTGTTGGTATGGTCTTTCAGCATTTTGAGCTTTTTCCGCACCTGAACATCATCCACAACCTGATTCTGGCCCAGGAAAAAGTGCTCAAAAGAAATCACGAAGAAGCCAGGGAAAAGGCCCTCACCCTTCTGCGCCGCGTTGGCCTTGACCAGCATACGGAAAAATATCCCGCGCAGCTTTCCGGCGGGCAGCAGCAGCGTGTAGCCATCGCGCGCGCTTTGTGCATGGACCCTGTGGCCATGCTTTTTGACGAGCCGACTTCGGCTCTTGATCCTGAAATGATTAATGAAGTACTGGATGTTATGGTTGAGCTTGCCTATGAAGGCATGACCATGATGGTGGTGACGCACGAAATGGGCTTTGCCCGCAAGGTTGCCCACAGGGTGCTCTTTATGGAAGAAGGGCTTATTCTTGAAGACACGCCCAAAGAACAGTTCTTTGATAGCCCGCAAACCCAGCGTGCCAAAGATTTTCTTGCCAGCATCATCTCACATTAG
- a CDS encoding PhoH family protein, producing the protein MAVHSSTLETVEFDDPALANQLFGPHNAHLDLLAVASGAHVSSRGASVIIESPDEHVRQILCNVFVQLYGLLGGGTILSQQDITRAYEMLRADPGLNLAQIFRDAVFVNTPRKTVTARNVSQRTYLDLLRRHELVFAVGPAGTGKTYLAVAMALSMFQQHKVKRIVLTRPAVEAGERLGFLPGDLADKVNPYLRPLYDALHDMMPQPKVASMLEVGSIEVAPLAFMRGRTLNDAFIILDEAQNTTREQMKMFLTRMGFGSRMVVTGDTTQIDLPVQPGGQRPRSGLIHALNILPHVPGLAVHRFSKADVVRHPLVGAIVNAYDNAEKDGQTS; encoded by the coding sequence ATGGCAGTACATTCTTCCACGCTCGAAACCGTTGAGTTCGACGATCCCGCCCTGGCAAATCAGCTTTTTGGGCCGCATAATGCGCATCTGGATTTGCTGGCTGTGGCCAGCGGTGCGCATGTGTCCAGCCGGGGGGCCAGCGTTATCATTGAAAGCCCTGACGAGCATGTGCGACAGATTCTGTGCAACGTTTTTGTACAACTTTACGGACTGTTGGGCGGTGGCACCATCCTGAGCCAGCAGGACATTACGCGGGCGTACGAGATGCTTCGGGCTGATCCCGGGCTGAATCTGGCCCAGATTTTCCGCGATGCGGTTTTTGTAAACACCCCCCGCAAAACAGTGACTGCCCGCAATGTGTCACAGCGCACATATCTTGATCTCCTGCGGCGTCATGAGCTGGTATTTGCCGTAGGACCGGCAGGCACGGGCAAGACGTATCTGGCCGTGGCCATGGCCCTTTCCATGTTTCAGCAGCACAAGGTCAAGCGCATCGTGCTCACGCGCCCGGCGGTGGAAGCCGGAGAGCGGCTGGGATTTTTGCCGGGCGATCTGGCGGACAAGGTAAACCCGTACCTTCGCCCCCTGTATGATGCCCTTCATGATATGATGCCGCAGCCCAAGGTGGCCTCCATGCTGGAGGTCGGCTCCATCGAGGTGGCCCCCCTTGCTTTCATGCGCGGGCGTACCCTGAACGATGCGTTCATTATTCTGGATGAAGCCCAGAATACCACTCGGGAACAGATGAAGATGTTTCTCACCCGCATGGGCTTCGGTTCGCGCATGGTGGTCACGGGTGACACCACCCAGATTGACCTGCCGGTTCAACCCGGCGGCCAGCGCCCACGGTCGGGCCTTATCCATGCGCTGAACATTCTTCCCCATGTGCCGGGCCTTGCCGTACACCGCTTCAGCAAAGCGGACGTTGTGCGCCATCCCCTGGTGGGAGCCATAGTAAACGCTTATGATAACGCAGAAAAAGACGGCCAGACCAGCTAG
- a CDS encoding sensor histidine kinase → MSAVAPAPHRGYKVIYRRLLVTLLLMALTPLVALGLFCLDRLSAIYDEKISAGIEAVASSKHRALDTFMVERIAQIKNLAFTHPYAELSNSARLSDIFSIMQNNSRSFVDVGVIGMDGRHVSYVGPYDLSDNNYSDTPWFREVLRKGVYVSDVFMGYRNEPHFIIAVLRHEGGRSYIVRATIDMDAMGALLRRVYSGPHSDAFLVNARGELQTDSRYHGKSMARFGVPLPDMTRKNVSTQHLTTSKGQEMLAAMMPLESMPWALVVLDDVRDSLQPLRQLKALIVFFMILGSGLICMGAELCTRRLVASLEESDQKQAHIDARMLQSSKMAALGKMAAGVAHEVNNPLMLIQENAGWIRDLLDDEKPEAMKNYQEILESTEKIDQHVKRAKGITQRMLGFGRRMNPGRTEILINSLTDQAAEMLKTEATNRNIDIIREYDPQVPVILSDPAQLEQIFINIIDNAIDAIGKNGSLTIRTLAWKKGVRILFTDSGPGMDQETVTRIFDPFFTTKKVGEGTGLGLAICYTILEKLGGRIEVQSRLGEGTTFSITLPAEPPQLPPEDGLPA, encoded by the coding sequence ATGTCCGCAGTCGCTCCCGCGCCCCATCGCGGGTACAAGGTCATCTATCGCCGCCTGCTCGTTACGCTGCTGCTTATGGCGCTCACGCCGCTGGTGGCTCTGGGGTTGTTCTGCCTGGACAGGCTGAGCGCCATCTATGACGAAAAGATCAGCGCGGGCATCGAGGCTGTAGCCAGCAGCAAACACCGCGCGCTGGATACATTTATGGTGGAGCGCATCGCCCAGATAAAAAATCTGGCCTTCACCCATCCTTATGCAGAATTGAGCAATTCCGCGCGTCTGAGCGATATCTTCAGCATCATGCAGAACAACAGCCGCTCCTTTGTGGATGTGGGTGTCATCGGCATGGACGGCCGCCATGTCTCCTATGTGGGACCATATGACCTCAGCGACAACAATTACTCCGACACTCCCTGGTTCAGAGAGGTGCTGCGCAAGGGTGTGTATGTGAGTGATGTGTTTATGGGCTACAGGAACGAGCCTCATTTCATCATAGCGGTGCTGCGGCACGAGGGGGGGCGCAGCTACATAGTACGGGCTACCATTGATATGGACGCTATGGGGGCCTTGCTGCGTCGCGTGTATTCCGGTCCGCACAGCGATGCCTTTCTGGTCAATGCCAGAGGCGAGCTCCAGACGGATTCGCGCTATCACGGCAAAAGCATGGCGCGGTTTGGTGTGCCACTGCCGGATATGACCCGCAAAAATGTGTCCACCCAGCATCTGACCACATCCAAAGGGCAGGAAATGCTGGCCGCCATGATGCCTCTGGAGTCCATGCCCTGGGCGCTTGTGGTGCTTGATGATGTGCGTGACAGCCTCCAACCGTTACGGCAACTCAAAGCGCTGATTGTTTTTTTCATGATTCTGGGCAGCGGGCTTATCTGTATGGGGGCCGAACTCTGCACCCGGCGGCTCGTGGCTTCGCTTGAAGAGTCTGACCAGAAACAGGCCCATATCGATGCCCGCATGCTTCAGTCCAGCAAAATGGCGGCCCTTGGCAAAATGGCCGCCGGGGTGGCCCATGAGGTAAACAATCCCCTTATGCTCATTCAGGAAAATGCGGGCTGGATACGTGACCTGCTGGACGATGAAAAACCCGAAGCAATGAAAAATTATCAAGAAATACTGGAAAGTACAGAAAAAATTGACCAGCATGTCAAGCGCGCCAAAGGCATAACCCAGCGCATGCTCGGCTTTGGCCGCCGCATGAACCCCGGCCGTACGGAAATACTGATCAACTCCCTGACTGATCAGGCTGCTGAAATGCTTAAAACAGAAGCCACCAATCGCAATATTGACATTATCAGAGAGTATGATCCGCAGGTGCCGGTTATCCTGTCAGATCCCGCGCAGCTTGAGCAGATTTTTATCAATATTATCGACAACGCCATTGATGCCATCGGCAAAAACGGCTCTCTGACCATTCGCACCCTTGCCTGGAAGAAGGGTGTTCGCATACTGTTTACCGATAGCGGTCCCGGTATGGATCAGGAAACCGTAACCCGTATTTTTGATCCTTTTTTTACTACCAAGAAGGTGGGCGAGGGTACGGGCCTTGGGCTGGCTATCTGTTATACCATACTTGAAAAGCTGGGCGGCCGCATTGAGGTGCAGAGCCGGCTGGGAGAAGGAACCACCTTCAGCATAACCCTGCCCGCCGAACCGCCGCAGCTTCCGCCGGAAGACGGTCTGCCAGCCTGA
- a CDS encoding glutamate/aspartate ABC transporter substrate-binding protein has product MTLKKTLLSALAALLLLATAHTAPQAEELTGTLKKIKETGVITVGHRESSVPFSYYDLQQNVIGYSQDYSNKIVDAVKKQLNMPNLKVRFVPITSQNRIPLLQNGTYDFECGSTTNNADRQQQVDFSNTLFIVGTRLLTHKDSGIKDFDDLKGKNVAVTAGTTSEMLLNKMNDEKKLGISIISTKDHGDSFRTVESGRAVAFFIDDALLAGERAKAKKPAEWVIVGTPQSFEAYGCMLRKGDAAFKKLADDAIAELQLNGEAEKSYTRWFKQPIPPKGMNMDFDMSDEMKTLFKAPNDKALN; this is encoded by the coding sequence ATGACCCTGAAGAAAACCCTTTTGTCCGCTCTGGCGGCCCTGCTTCTTCTTGCCACGGCCCACACTGCTCCGCAGGCTGAAGAACTGACCGGAACGCTGAAAAAAATCAAAGAAACCGGCGTTATCACTGTGGGGCATCGGGAATCCTCCGTGCCATTTTCTTACTATGACCTGCAACAGAACGTCATAGGCTACTCACAAGACTACTCCAACAAGATTGTTGACGCCGTAAAAAAACAGCTCAACATGCCCAACCTGAAAGTGCGCTTTGTACCCATTACATCGCAAAACCGCATTCCCCTTCTCCAGAACGGCACCTACGATTTCGAATGTGGCTCTACCACCAACAATGCCGACCGCCAGCAGCAAGTCGATTTTTCCAACACCCTCTTCATTGTGGGTACCCGCCTGCTGACCCACAAGGATTCGGGCATCAAGGACTTTGACGACCTCAAGGGCAAAAATGTTGCCGTTACCGCCGGAACCACCTCGGAAATGCTGCTGAACAAGATGAATGACGAGAAAAAACTCGGCATCAGCATCATCAGCACCAAGGACCACGGCGACTCCTTCCGTACCGTGGAATCCGGCCGTGCCGTAGCCTTTTTCATTGACGACGCCCTTCTGGCCGGCGAGCGGGCCAAAGCCAAAAAACCCGCCGAATGGGTTATCGTAGGAACTCCGCAAAGCTTTGAAGCTTACGGCTGCATGCTGCGCAAAGGCGATGCCGCTTTCAAAAAACTGGCTGACGATGCCATTGCCGAACTGCAACTGAACGGCGAAGCTGAAAAGTCCTACACCCGCTGGTTCAAGCAGCCCATCCCCCCCAAGGGCATGAACATGGATTTTGACATGTCCGACGAAATGAAGACCCTCTTCAAGGCCCCCAACGACAAGGCCCTGAATTAA
- a CDS encoding response regulator, translating into MRALFVDDELEFLELMQKRLARRGMEVVTAPDGQTALNMVEESLASGGEPFNIVVMDVRMPGMDGLETLRHMKQKSPGLPVILLTGHACMGVAVEGLDLGAYDYMLKPVAISELIIKMEEAVRSAV; encoded by the coding sequence ATGCGCGCACTGTTTGTGGACGACGAACTGGAATTTCTTGAACTTATGCAAAAACGCCTTGCCCGGCGCGGCATGGAAGTGGTCACTGCCCCCGACGGGCAGACCGCGCTGAATATGGTGGAAGAAAGCCTCGCTTCCGGCGGTGAACCTTTCAATATTGTGGTGATGGACGTGCGCATGCCCGGCATGGACGGCCTTGAAACCCTGCGGCACATGAAGCAGAAATCTCCCGGTCTGCCCGTCATACTGCTGACGGGCCATGCCTGCATGGGGGTGGCTGTGGAGGGGCTTGACCTTGGCGCGTATGACTACATGCTCAAGCCCGTAGCCATCAGCGAGCTTATCATCAAGATGGAGGAAGCGGTTCGCTCCGCTGTGTAA